The proteins below come from a single Vidua macroura isolate BioBank_ID:100142 chromosome 17, ASM2450914v1, whole genome shotgun sequence genomic window:
- the SALL4 gene encoding sal-like protein 4 — MSRRKQAKPQHINSEEQPPDAASGSPQDVPGDRDGEMSSKRCRTEETKICEKCCAEFFVLSEFLEHKKNCTKNPPVLIMNDSEGAVPPESFSEAPLGPFPSDRMDGRTRKDIQAKGCTGSVEKREGKMDAEPVGGMYLKIEPPLTPAAPGLSYLPKPKVPNTNVTLQTIRGTKVAVNQRASDAISSSAAGFNAIPMILEQLVCLQQQQLQQIQLTEQIRIQIAMMAPHALHPSIAAATDPLKALGAHMSQQLSAAVALIGQKAGSQSLSLESLKQGKLPHSNTGIAAASSLAAGLSSSFPLKPEGSRGLPGSISQFPNPLLPQSSGSVIFQNPLSAVSSVMDSSKKGKGKPPNISVSESKPNAEEPFFKHKCKFCGKVFGNDSALQIHLRSHTGERPYKCNICGNRFTTKGNLKVHFQRHKDKYPHIKMNPYPVPEHLDNVPTSTGIPYGMSVPLDESNLIVDSKPLLTTLPTSAATGAPQTISSLAGIKEALPGTFSSELQSRPSPESEGGSSSSGAVGHESGTEQSLSSPQAACSVSIFHVGGSNEQGSETSKLQQLVENIDKSTADPNECLICHRVLSCQSSLKMHYRTHTGERPFKCKICGRAFSTKGNLKTHYGVHRANTPLKMQHSCPICQKKFTNAVVLQQHIRMHMGGQIPNTPMPEPPCDSAEVDPAVPEKNGDIGRPEETVESIDMEDDVDSQDGPRSSSKPPTPYDAQSESPAAAAAFSGVAALENQMKIVASSLSLQRQSSLKSSENGSAESDGMTNDSSSVAGDADYQNGRSPAASEAASLQALSPANSQAESVRSKSPAFNNQEDAGTGSKPEGPENAPAEVEGVVGALDLTYGNIGRKVIKEEPGLHFANGEYGRSSIPAAFVRAPPALIKMELPGDRPLSTGHFIGPPALSPGVAPLLVPRPKFCRPAKQHICTTCGKNFSSASALQIHERTHTGEKPFACTICGRAFTTKGNLKVHVGTHMWNNSARRGRRLSIDNPMALLGNDPKKVSEMFPKEMVAPSVSIDPAVWNQYAAVLSNGLAVKTNEISVIQSGALPALPVPMAGGSPMNSTPASKVDPGQAGAASDAEKAGGAAADSVPKHQFPLFLEENKIAVS, encoded by the exons ATGTCGCGACGGAAGCAGGCGAAGCCCCAGCACATCAACTCCGAGGAGCAGCCCCCAGATGCTGCAAGTG ggAGTCCACAAGACGTCCCAGGTGATAGAGATGGTGAAATGAGTTCCAAAAGGTGCCGCACGGAGGAAACCAAAATctgtgagaaatgctgtgcaGAATTCTTTGTTCTCTCTGAATTCCTTGAGCATAAGAAAAATTGCACTAAAAATCCGCCTGTTCTAATCATGAATGACAGTGAGGGAGCAGTCCCCCCCGAGAGCTTCTCCGAGGCTCCTCTGGGGCCCTTCCCAAGCGACCGAATGGATGGCAGGACACGCAAGGACATTCAGGCCAAGGGCTGCACTGGCTCTgtggaaaagagagaaggaaaaatggacGCTGAACCGGTAGGAGGAATGTACCTTAAAATAGAACCCCCCCTCACGCCTGCGGCCCCCGGCCTAAGCTATCTACCAAAACCCAAAGTACCAAACACTAACGTGACTTTGCAGACCATCCGTGGCACTAAGGTGGCCGTGAACCAGCGGGCGTCCGACGCCATCTCCTCCTCGGCGGCCGGGTTCAACGCCATCCCCATGATCCTGGAGCAGCTCGTgtgcttgcagcagcagcagctccagcagatcCAGCTGACGGAGCAGATCCGCATCCAGATTGCCATGATGGCTCCCCACGCCCTGCACCCCTCCATAGCAGCTGCTACTGACCCGCTCAAGGCTCTGGGTGCCCACATGTCCCAGCAGCTCTCGGCTGCCGTGGCTCTAATCGGACAGAAAGCTGGGAGCCAGAGCCTATCGCTGGAATCCTTGAAGCAAGGAAAACTACCTCATTCTAACACTGGCATTGCAGCCGCCAGCTCGCTGGCTGCTgggctctcctcctccttccccctgaagccaGAGGGGAGCCGAGGCCTCCCCGGCTCCATCTCTCAGTTCCCAAATCCTTTGCTACCTCAGTCCTCCGGCTCGGTCATCTTCCAGAACCCGCTTTCGGCCGTCTCGTCTGTGATGGATTCCTCAAAGAAGGGCAAGGGGAAGCCCCCCAACATCAGCGTGTCTGAAAGCAAACCGAACGCAGAGGAGCCGTTCTTCAAACACAAGTGTAAATTCTGTGGGAAGGTCTTTGGCAACGACAGTGCCCTGCAGATCCACCTCCGCTCCCACACCGGGGAAAGGCCCTATAAATGTAACATCTGTGGGAACCGCTTCACGACCAAAGGAAACCTCAAAGTGCATTTTCAGCGTCACAAAGACAAGTACCCCCACATAAAGATGAATCCTTACCCAGTTCCTGAGCACCTGGACAATGTTCCTACCAGCACTGGAATCCCGTACGGGATGTCTGTGCCCCTGGATGAGTCCAACCTGATTGTGGACAGCAAACCTCTCCTAACAACTCTGCCTACCTCTGCGGCCACCGGCGCACCTCAGACCATCTCCAGCCTGGCAGGCATCAAGGAGGCTCTGCCTGGTACGTTCTCAAGCGAGCTGCAGTCAAGGCCCTCTCCCGAAAGCGAGGGCGGCTCCTCCTCGTCGGGGGCGGTCGGTCACGAGTCGGGAACGGAGCAGAGCTTGAGCTCACCACAAGCTGCCTGCAGCGTGAGCATCTTCCACGTAGGTGGGTCAAACGAGCAAGGCTCAGAGACATCAAAGCTCCAGCAGCTGGTTGAAAATATCGACAAATCCACTGCCGACCCCAACGAGTGCCTGATCTGCCACAGAGTGCTGAGCTGCCAGAGCTCGCTGAAAATGCATTACCGCacccacaccggggagaggccgTTCAAGTGTAAGATCTGCGGCCGTGCCTTCTCCACTAAAGGGAACCTTAAAACCCACTATGGCGTCCACCGGGCCAACACCCCCTTGAAGATGCAGCATTCGTGCCCGATTTGCCAGAAGAAGTTTACAAATGCcgtggtgctgcagcagcacatccgCATGCACATGGGCGGGCAGATCCCCAACACCCCGATGCCGGAGCCGCCCTGCGACAGCGCCGAGGTGGATCCTGCCGTGCCTGAGAAGAACGGAGACATCGGTCGCCCAGAGGAGACGGTGGAAAGCATAGACATGGAAGACGACGTGGACTCTCAGGATGGCCCCAGGAGTTCTTCCAAGCCTCCTACTCCGTATGATGCACAATCAGAGTcgcccgccgcggccgccgccttCTCCGGGGTTGCAGCACTGGAGAACCAGATGAAGATTGTGGCCTCCTCTCTGAGCTTGCAGCGGCAGAGCAGCCTGAAGTCCAGCGAGAACGGCTCGGCAGAGAGCGACGGCATGACCAACGACTCGTCCTCGGTGGCGGGCGATGCCGACTACCAGAACGGCAGGAGCCCCGCCGCCTCCGAGGCCGCGTCGCTGCAGGCGCTGTCCCCCGCCAACAGCCAGGCCGAGAGCGTCAGGTCAAAGTCACCTGCCTTCAACAACCAGGAGGATGCAGGCACGGGGAGTAAACCAGAGGGTCCTGAGAATGCTCCTGCAGAAGTGGAAGGGGTTGTCGGCGCTTTGGATTTAACGTACGGCAATATTGGTCGGAAGGTCATTAAGGAAGAGCCTGGGCTACACTTTGCAAATGGGGAATATG gTCGAAGCAGTATCCCAGCTGCTTTTGTCAGAGCCCCACCAGCCCTGATAAAAATGGAGCTGCCCGGCGATCGTCCCCTCAGCACTGGCCACTTCATTGGccccccagctctgtcccctggggTCGCCCCTCTCCTGGTGCCGCGCCCCAAGTTCTGCCGTCCTGCCAAACAGCACATCTGCACTACCTGTGGGAAGaacttctcctctgccagcgCCCTGCAGATCCACGAGCGCACCCACACCGGGGAGAAGCCCTTTGCCTGCACCATCTGTGGGAGAGCCTTCACCACCAAAGGAAACCTGAAG GTCCATGTAGGAACCCACATGTGGAACAACTCAGCCAGGCGGGGCAGGCGGCTGTCCATCGACAACCCCATGGCCCTGCTGGGCAACGACCCCAAGAAGGTGTCGGAGATGTTCCCCAAGGAGATGGTGGCGCCCTCGGTGAGCATCGACCCCGCCGTGTGGAACCAGTACGCGGCCGTGCTCAGCAACGGGCTGGCCGTGAAGACCAACGAGATCTCGGTGATCCAGAGCGGGGCCCTGCCCGCCCTGCCCGTGCCCATGGCCGGGGGCTCGCCCATGAACTCTACCCCGGCCTCCAAGGTGGACCCGGGCCAGGCTGGCGCCGCCTCTGACGCGGAGAAGGCGGGCGGTGCTGCTGCAGACAGTGTGCCAAAACACCAGTTCCCCCTCTTCCTGGAGGAGAACAAAATCGCCGTTAGCTAA